A stretch of DNA from Longimicrobium sp.:
AGCTCCAGCGTGGCCGCATCGAACGAGGCGGGCGCCAGTTGCAGAAAGACGTCGGAGGGGTCGATGGAGACGTAGTCCTGCCCGCGCACCAGGCGCACGATGGCCCGGTGCGGCACCTCGACGCCCTTGGGCCGCCCCGTGGAGCCGGAGGTGTACATCACGTACGCCGCCGCGTCCGGGTCCGTCTCCGCCGCCGGCGCGTCCGCCGGCTCCGCCTCGATCGCGCCCGCGTCCGCGTCTACCCGCACGACCCGCGCGGCGTGGGACGGCAGGCGGTCCGCCAGGGACGACTCCGTCACCAGCACCGCCGCGGCGGTGTCGGCCAGCATGAAGGCCAGCCGCTCCGCCGGGTAGGCCGGGTCCAGCGGCACGTACGCCCCGCCCGCCTTGAGCGCGGCCAGTGTGGCGACCACCATCTCCGGCCCACGCTCCAGGAACACGCCCACGCGGGTACCCGCGGCCACGCCGGCGCGGCGCAGGTGGTGGGCAAGGCGGTTGGCGCGGCCGTCCAGCTCCGCGTACGTCATCCGCCCGCCGTCCCAGGCCAGCGCCACGGTCCCGGGCGCGGCGGCGGCGGCCTGCGCGAAGAGCGCATCCACCGTGGCGCGGGGGAACTCCGGCGCGGCGCCTTCACCCAGGGCGAGCAGGTTCGCACGCTCCGCCTGGCCGAGCAGCTCCAGCTGGCTCACCGGCCTGGAGTCGTCCGCGACCATCTCCTCCAGCACGCGCCGGAGGTAGCCGGCCCAGCGCTCCACCGTCGCCCGGTCGAAGAGGGACGTGGCGTACTCCAGGCCGCCCGCGATGCGGCCGTCCTCCTCCCACAGCGACAGCAGCAGGTCGAACTTGGCGGTCACGTGCGGCGCGGCATCCGAGGCGGCCAGGCGAAGGCCGAGCAGCTCCAGGCTTCCCCCCGGCGCGTTCTGCCAGGCGAACATCACCTGGAACAGCGGGGTGTGCGCCAGGCTCCGCGCCGGCTGCTCCCGCTCCACCACCTGCTCGAAGGGGATGTCCTGGTTCCGCTGGGCTTCCAGCGCGAGCGCCCTGACCCGGTCCAGCAGCCCGGCCGCCGTCGGCGCGCCGGAAAGGTCCACCCGCAGCGGCAGCGTGTTGACGAAGAAGCCGATCAGACCCTCGATCTCGCTCCGTCCCCGGTTCGCCGATGGAGTGCCGACGACGACCTCGTCCTGGCCCGACAGCCGGGCGAGCACGGCGGCCCACCCGGCGAGCAGCGTCATGTGAAGCGTGGCGCCGTGCCGCTGCCCCAGCGTCTTGAGCGCCTCGGTCAGCGCCTCGTCCAGCTCCACCTTCAGCGACGCGCCGGCGAAGTCCTGCTTCGCCGGGCGGGGATGGTCGGTGGGCAGCGCCAGCAGCTCGGGCGC
This window harbors:
- a CDS encoding amino acid adenylation domain-containing protein — its product is APELLALPTDHPRPAKQDFAGASLKVELDEALTEALKTLGQRHGATLHMTLLAGWAAVLARLSGQDEVVVGTPSANRGRSEIEGLIGFFVNTLPLRVDLSGAPTAAGLLDRVRALALEAQRNQDIPFEQVVEREQPARSLAHTPLFQVMFAWQNAPGGSLELLGLRLAASDAAPHVTAKFDLLLSLWEEDGRIAGGLEYATSLFDRATVERWAGYLRRVLEEMVADDSRPVSQLELLGQAERANLLALGEGAAPEFPRATVDALFAQAAAAAPGTVALAWDGGRMTYAELDGRANRLAHHLRRAGVAAGTRVGVFLERGPEMVVATLAALKAGGAYVPLDPAYPAERLAFMLADTAAAVLVTESSLADRLPSHAARVVRVDADAGAIEAEPADAPAAETDPDAAAYVMYTSGSTGRPKGVEVPHRAIVRLVRGQDYVSIDPSDVFLQLAPASFDAATLELWGPLLNGARHSIHPAGQPSVDSIGRALAEHGVTVLWLTAGLFHLVVEESIEILRGVRQLLAGGDVLSVPHVRRVLEELPDTALINGYGPTENTTFTCCHRIAEADGASIPIGRPIANTYVRVLDAGMQPAPVGVPGELYAGGAGLAHGYLGRPALTAEKFVPDPYLPGARLYRTGDRVRWREVRECESAEVRKWNGDGDRSHEDGSTLALSHSPTFALEFLGRTDFQVKIRGFRIEPGEIEAALRSHGAVRDAIVLGREDAPGEKRLVAYYLADEPVAVEALKAHLAGLLPDHMVPAAYVWMQAYPLTQNGKTDRGALPAPGTDAFAARGYEAPDGETEEALAEIWAELLGVERVGRHDDSFHLGGNSLLATRLVLRIRREMDVELPVSDVFEKPGLALLAQQLLDAQLAQFDPDELEELLALSRAADVG